A DNA window from Aestuariispira ectoiniformans contains the following coding sequences:
- the kynA gene encoding tryptophan 2,3-dioxygenase encodes MTNNKDQENTTASPIMPKGAHADFSGDMSYGDYLGLDTLLSAQHPLSDEHDEPLFIIIHQATELWMKLILHELKAAQGMIAADNLQPAFKMLSRVSKIQTQMIQSWSVLATMTPADYLSFRDALGHSSGFQSYQYREIEYRMGNKNPALLAPHQHRDDIHRPLVEALNGRSLYDECIALLARRGFAIDEAVLNRDFAQRHEANDSVEAAWITVYHNTSDHWELYELAEKLVDLEDSFQQWRFRHLKTVSRIIGMRRGTGGTGGVTYLEKALAYTFFPELWNLRTEL; translated from the coding sequence ATGACAAACAATAAAGATCAGGAAAATACCACTGCCTCGCCAATCATGCCCAAAGGCGCGCATGCGGATTTCAGCGGCGACATGTCCTATGGCGACTATCTGGGCCTGGACACTCTTCTTTCCGCCCAGCATCCCCTGTCGGACGAGCATGACGAACCGCTGTTCATCATCATCCATCAGGCGACCGAGTTGTGGATGAAGCTGATCCTGCATGAACTGAAGGCCGCCCAGGGCATGATTGCAGCAGACAATCTGCAGCCCGCCTTCAAGATGCTGTCCCGCGTCTCCAAGATCCAGACGCAGATGATCCAGTCCTGGTCGGTGCTGGCCACCATGACGCCGGCGGATTACCTGAGCTTCCGGGACGCCCTGGGCCATAGTTCCGGCTTCCAGTCCTATCAATATCGCGAGATCGAATACCGCATGGGCAACAAGAACCCGGCCCTGCTCGCCCCGCATCAGCATCGCGACGATATTCACAGGCCGCTGGTGGAGGCGCTGAATGGGCGCAGCCTCTATGACGAATGCATTGCCTTGCTGGCGCGCAGGGGCTTTGCCATTGACGAGGCCGTCCTGAACCGCGATTTCGCCCAGCGTCATGAGGCCAATGACAGTGTCGAGGCCGCCTGGATCACCGTCTATCACAACACAAGTGATCACTGGGAACTCTACGAACTGGCGGAAAAGCTGGTGGACCTGGAGGACAGTTTCCAGCAATGGCGCTTCCGCCATCTGAAAACCGTCAGCCGCATCATCGGCATGCGCCGGGGAACGGGCGGCACCGGCGGGGTCACCTATCTGGAAAAGGCCCTTGCCTATACCTTCTTCCCCGAGCTATGGAATCTGCGCACCGAACTTTAA
- the grxC gene encoding glutaredoxin 3, producing the protein MSVDVYIKDNCPYCERAERLLTKRKVAYNRINVTNDQDGFAVMQDRAQGRNTVPQIFVGETHIGGADDLSMMPRADFMALIGQ; encoded by the coding sequence ATGTCAGTCGACGTTTACATCAAGGACAACTGCCCTTACTGCGAGCGCGCTGAACGCCTGCTGACCAAGCGTAAAGTGGCCTATAACCGCATCAATGTGACCAACGATCAGGATGGTTTCGCGGTTATGCAGGATCGGGCCCAAGGGCGCAATACGGTTCCTCAGATTTTCGTCGGCGAGACGCATATTGGCGGGGCTGACGACCTTTCCATGATGCCGCGCGCCGACTTCATGGCCCTCATCGGCCAGTAG
- a CDS encoding hydrogen peroxide-inducible genes activator — translation MPLPTMRQLQYLSAVAEHLSFSGAADACFVTQSTLSSGIKELETLIGATLVERTRRKVMLTPLGRQVLEKGEKILEIAREIEDMAADAEEPLSGTLRLGVIPTIGPFLLPTLMPALQDAFPKVKLEVREDLSASLVDKLSHGQLDVVLFALPYDAPDLVTVTVGHDPFVLLENTKAESTRGGREILSLEELGQGDRSVLLLEDGHCLRDHALSACQLDTVNDAFRASSLHTLVQMVGQGLGVTLLPEMAVTSGILNTAPNLKIRSFADPQPSRRIGLAWRKSAARARDYKILADFLSEWLKEIAR, via the coding sequence ATGCCTTTGCCAACGATGAGGCAGCTTCAGTATTTGTCGGCCGTCGCCGAACATCTGTCATTCAGCGGGGCGGCGGATGCCTGTTTTGTGACCCAGTCGACCCTGTCTTCCGGGATCAAGGAACTGGAAACCCTGATCGGGGCAACGCTGGTGGAACGGACCCGGCGCAAGGTGATGCTGACCCCTTTGGGGCGGCAGGTTCTGGAAAAGGGTGAAAAGATTCTTGAGATTGCCCGCGAGATCGAGGATATGGCCGCCGACGCGGAAGAACCGTTGTCGGGCACTTTGCGTCTGGGCGTGATCCCGACTATCGGGCCGTTTCTGCTGCCGACCTTGATGCCTGCCCTGCAGGATGCCTTTCCCAAGGTCAAACTGGAAGTGCGGGAGGATTTGAGCGCCTCTCTCGTGGACAAGCTGTCCCACGGGCAGTTGGATGTGGTGCTGTTTGCCCTGCCTTACGATGCGCCGGACCTGGTCACGGTGACGGTCGGGCATGACCCCTTTGTCCTGTTGGAAAATACCAAGGCCGAATCGACCCGCGGCGGGCGAGAAATCCTGTCATTGGAGGAACTGGGGCAGGGGGATCGGTCCGTCCTATTGCTGGAAGACGGGCACTGCCTGCGCGACCATGCGCTGTCTGCCTGCCAGTTGGACACGGTCAACGACGCCTTCCGCGCCAGCAGCCTGCATACCCTGGTCCAGATGGTCGGGCAGGGGCTGGGCGTGACCTTGCTGCCGGAGATGGCGGTGACCAGCGGCATCCTGAATACCGCGCCCAATCTCAAAATCCGTAGTTTCGCCGACCCGCAACCCTCGCGCCGCATCGGCCTCGCCTGGCGCAAATCGGCGGCCCGCGCCCGGGACTATAAAATCCTCGCGGATTTTTTGAGCGAGTGGTTGAAGGAAATTGCCCGCTAA
- the kynB gene encoding arylformamidase: MTRKIWDISPAIRPGIPVWPGDTDYSESRTWELNDECPVNVSRFAMSTHTGAHADAPFHYDANGAAIADVPLDYYLGAVQLFDVRDFDGPVLPAHFADHLQIGVSRVLFRTYDKAPVDQWDERFKAIAPETIEALAQRHVKLVGTDTPSLDPQTSKTMDAHHAVRSAQMAILEGLVLDNVPAGVYELIALPLKLANLDAAPVRAILRSLED; the protein is encoded by the coding sequence ATGACACGAAAAATCTGGGACATCAGCCCCGCCATCCGGCCCGGCATTCCCGTCTGGCCCGGCGATACGGACTACAGCGAAAGCCGCACCTGGGAACTGAACGACGAATGCCCGGTGAATGTGTCGCGCTTTGCCATGTCCACCCATACAGGTGCCCATGCCGATGCCCCGTTCCATTATGATGCCAACGGGGCGGCCATTGCCGATGTGCCGCTGGATTATTATCTGGGCGCCGTTCAGCTTTTTGATGTCCGTGACTTTGACGGGCCGGTTCTGCCCGCGCATTTCGCCGACCATCTGCAGATCGGGGTGAGCCGTGTGCTGTTCCGGACCTACGACAAAGCACCGGTCGACCAGTGGGACGAAAGGTTCAAGGCCATCGCCCCGGAGACCATAGAGGCGCTGGCACAACGCCATGTGAAGCTGGTGGGCACGGACACCCCCTCGCTCGACCCGCAGACCTCCAAGACCATGGATGCCCATCACGCCGTGCGCAGCGCGCAGATGGCGATTCTGGAAGGCCTGGTCCTGGATAATGTTCCCGCAGGTGTTTACGAGTTGATCGCCCTGCCCCTGAAACTCGCCAATCTGGATGCGGCCCCGGTTCGCGCCATCCTTCGTTCGCTTGAGGACTGA
- a CDS encoding DUF1801 domain-containing protein — protein MTDSKYPFADPAVEQAFDAFPSEAHEGLLQLRSLIFEIAAETEGVGPVQECLKWGQPAYLTPKTKSGTTIRLGLPKQGGFALYTHCQTTVMAEMRDLFPDDFTFEGKRAVHFTTETDLPLDKLTILIRRALTYHQ, from the coding sequence ATGACAGACAGCAAATATCCCTTCGCCGACCCCGCCGTGGAACAGGCCTTTGACGCCTTTCCATCAGAGGCTCACGAAGGGTTGCTGCAACTGCGCAGCCTGATCTTCGAGATTGCCGCCGAAACCGAAGGCGTCGGCCCCGTGCAGGAATGCCTGAAATGGGGCCAGCCCGCCTATCTGACACCCAAGACAAAATCCGGCACCACCATCCGTCTGGGTCTGCCCAAACAGGGTGGCTTTGCCCTTTACACCCATTGCCAGACAACGGTGATGGCGGAGATGCGGGACCTGTTCCCGGATGACTTCACCTTCGAAGGCAAACGCGCCGTTCATTTCACCACCGAGACAGACCTGCCGCTCGACAAGCTCACCATCCTGATCCGGCGGGCGCTCACCTATCACCAATAA
- a CDS encoding NIPSNAP family protein has product MITCTLRYVIDAHKIAEFETYAKMWIPLVEKFGGKHHGYFLPHEGPSDIAYALFSFDSLAAYEVYRQEAANDPDCQAAVKYWEDTRCFLSYERSFTRPVFS; this is encoded by the coding sequence ATGATTACCTGTACGTTGCGCTATGTGATCGACGCCCACAAAATCGCGGAATTCGAGACTTACGCGAAAATGTGGATTCCGCTGGTGGAGAAATTCGGCGGCAAACATCACGGCTATTTCCTGCCCCATGAAGGTCCGAGCGACATCGCCTATGCGCTGTTCAGCTTCGACAGCCTCGCTGCCTATGAGGTCTATCGTCAGGAAGCGGCTAATGATCCCGACTGCCAGGCCGCGGTGAAATATTGGGAAGACACCCGCTGCTTCCTCTCCTATGAGCGCAGCTTCACGCGTCCGGTGTTCAGCTAA
- a CDS encoding glutathione S-transferase family protein, which translates to MLTLYDYRPSGNGYKVRLLLRLLGHSYRYEEVDILAGATHTDEFLSRNPAGKIPMLLLEDGRSLPESGAILFYLAENTPFLPEDTFDRAQVLRWIFFEQYSHEPYIAVARFWRSIAGMTPEREAALPEKMERGYAALDVMEIHLRDHDWFVGQRCSIADIALYAYTHVAPEGGFDLTGYPAINGWMERISALPGYVTIDAG; encoded by the coding sequence ATGTTAACGCTTTACGACTACCGACCATCCGGAAACGGTTACAAAGTGCGGTTGCTGTTACGGCTTCTGGGTCATTCCTACCGCTATGAGGAAGTTGATATTCTGGCCGGCGCCACCCACACGGATGAGTTCCTGTCCAGAAACCCCGCAGGCAAAATCCCAATGCTTCTGCTGGAAGACGGGCGCTCGTTACCGGAATCGGGTGCGATCCTCTTCTATCTGGCGGAAAACACGCCCTTCCTGCCCGAAGATACCTTTGACCGGGCACAGGTTCTGCGCTGGATATTTTTTGAGCAATACAGCCACGAGCCTTATATCGCCGTCGCACGCTTCTGGCGCTCCATTGCAGGCATGACGCCGGAACGCGAAGCGGCTCTGCCGGAAAAGATGGAACGTGGTTATGCGGCTCTGGACGTCATGGAAATACATCTGCGCGATCATGACTGGTTTGTCGGACAACGCTGCAGCATCGCCGACATTGCGCTTTACGCCTATACCCATGTGGCACCGGAAGGCGGTTTCGACCTGACAGGTTATCCCGCAATCAACGGCTGGATGGAACGCATCTCTGCCCTTCCCGGTTATGTTACCATTGACGCCGGATAG
- a CDS encoding DinB family protein encodes MTAMLMRYKAWADERVFEAVRGLPEEEIYKHRKTHFKSIAHTLNHVYVIDRIFQGHLTGQAHGFTARNTKETPRIEDLWAQVQELDAWYIDYFDQLSAEALAKTVHFKFVDGGEGAMTRSEIAVHLANHATYHRGFVGDMLNQCGVTPKATDLPVYLRDVH; translated from the coding sequence ATGACGGCAATGTTGATGCGTTACAAGGCCTGGGCCGACGAGCGGGTGTTCGAGGCGGTGCGCGGCCTGCCTGAGGAAGAAATCTACAAGCACCGCAAGACCCATTTCAAAAGCATCGCCCATACCCTGAACCATGTCTATGTGATCGACCGGATTTTCCAGGGCCATCTGACGGGCCAGGCCCATGGCTTCACTGCGCGCAATACCAAGGAAACGCCCCGGATTGAGGATCTCTGGGCGCAAGTTCAGGAATTGGACGCCTGGTATATCGATTATTTCGATCAACTGTCAGCCGAGGCGCTGGCGAAAACCGTGCATTTCAAATTCGTCGATGGCGGCGAGGGGGCCATGACCCGCAGCGAGATCGCCGTTCATCTCGCCAATCACGCCACCTATCACCGGGGCTTTGTCGGCGACATGCTGAACCAATGCGGCGTCACCCCGAAGGCCACCGACTTGCCGGTCTACCTTCGGGATGTGCATTGA